In one Nicotiana tomentosiformis chromosome 6, ASM39032v3, whole genome shotgun sequence genomic region, the following are encoded:
- the LOC104106456 gene encoding agmatine coumaroyltransferase-2-like — protein sequence MKVKVESSRIIKPFYEDITPSTKGYIPLSVFDKVTYEAQIAVIYAYHPPTPPNAAIKLGLQKALAVYREWAGRLGKDEHGNPVILLNDEGVKFVEASSDSTLDKVMPFKPSASLLKLHPSLNNVVELVQVQVTRFTCGSLVVGFTAHHTVADGHSTSNFLVAWGQACRGLDVNPLPLHDRTIFNPRNPPLIEHEHKGAEFMSKFVKKENSLNEAHHVTEDIVVHKVHFTVEFLAKLKAKASSINGNNKPYSTFESLVAHLWRAITKARGLSGFETTHIRISVNGRIRLNPRVPNEYFGNLVLWAFPTAKVKDLLREPLPYATKLIHDAVIKVNNNYFRSFIDFANHKVKEDKDLIPTADMNKHILCPNLEVDSWLRFPFYDLDFGTGCPYMFMPSYFPTEGMMFLLPSFIGDGSIDVFIPLFQDNLPTFKKICYSLDLLEN from the coding sequence ATGAAGGTCAAAGTAGAAAGTTCCAGAATCATTAAGCCTTTCTACGAAGACATCACTCCTTCTACTAAAGGTTACATTCCCCTTAGTGTATTTGATAAGGTCACCTACGAAGCCCAAATTGCTGTCATCTATGCCTATCACCCTCCCACCCCACCAAATGCCGCCATTAAATTGGGACTTCAAAAGGCCCTAGCAGTTTACCGTGAATGGGCAGGAAGATTAGGAAAAGACGAACATGGAAATCCAGTGATTTTACTCAATGATGAAGGCGTTAAATTCGTCGAGGCATCATCGGATAGCACCCTTGATAAAGTAATGCCTTTTAAGCCTTCAGCTTCTTTGCTCAAACTACATCCTAGTTTGAATAATGTTGTGGAATTAGTTCAAGTTCAAGTCACAAGATTCACTTGTGGCTCGTTGGTGGTCGGCTTCACCGCCCACCATACGGTGGCGGATGGCCATTCCACCAGCAACTTCTTAGTTGCATGGGGTCAAGCCTGTCGAGGGCTTGACGTCAATCCACTTCCTTTGCATGATCGTACCATTTTCAACCCTCGAAACCCTCCTCTCATTGAGCATGAACATAAGGGGGCAGAGTTCATGTCAAAGTTTGTTAAAAAGGAGAATTCGCTCAACGAAGCTCATCATGTAACGGAAGATATAGTGGTGCACAAAGTCCATTTCACAGTAGAGTTTCTTGCCAAGCTCAAGGCTAAGGCTTCTTCCATAAATGGCAACAATAAACCTTATAGCACgttcgaaagccttgttgcacaTTTGTGGAGAGCCATAACTAAAGCTCGTGGTTTAAGTGGATTTGAGACTACCCATATAAGAATCTCTGTCAATGGTCGGATAAGACTGAACCCTAGAGTACCAAATGAGTATTTCGGAAACTTAGTCCTTTGGGCATTTCCAACTGCAAAAGTGAAGGACCTTTTGAGAGAGCCTCTTCCCTATGCAACAAAGCTTATTCATGACGCGGTTATAAAGGTAAACAACAACTATTTCAGATCATTCATTGACTTTGCTAATCACAAAGTGAAGGAAGACAAAGATCTTATCCCTACAGCAGACATGAACAAGCACATATTATGCCCTAATTTAGAAGTTGACAGTTGGTTAAGGTTTCCATTTTACGACCTAGACTTTGGAACTGGTTGTCCGTACATGTTCATGCCTTCTTATTTCCCAACAGAAGGCATGATGTTTCTTCTCCCATCCTTCATTGGAGACGGAAGCATTGACGTTTTCATTCCTTTGTTCCAAGACAACTTGCCCACGTTCAAGAAAATTTGCTATTCCTTAGACTTGCTTGAGAATTAG